Within Sorangiineae bacterium MSr11367, the genomic segment CTTCCACGTCGAAGTTGGCATTCGCCGCGGCCCGCAAATCTCCGGCGAGTTCGAGCGGGTGCCGCATGTGCGGCCCGGCTTCGTTGCCCATGAAGCCCACCAGCGCGAGGTCTGTCGCCCGAACGTCCCCCTCGGCCGTAAGGACCTGCGCGCGGAATTGCTGCGTCTCTACCCGCGACTGCACCAGCAGCGCCTCTCCGATGTCGCCCACGCGAAGCCGCTGCGTATTGACCGCCACCAGCGACTCCAGGCTCGCCAACGTGCGCCGTTTGCGCTCCAGCACGAGCCGCGCATGCAGCGATGCGATGTACGCATTCGCCGCGGCGGCGCGCAAAAGGCGAAGAAAATCCTCGGTGTCTGCCTGCGCGACCGACACACCGCTCTCCGCCACCGAAATGCGCGAGCTGCGTTTCCCACCCAGCTCCAACGGCACCGCGAGCTGCACCGTGGTCGCCGTCGGATTGTCCTTCTTCGTAATATCGTATTGCAGCAAGCCGCCGGTCAGCTGCGGATTGGGAAATATCTTGGCGATGCCCAACTGCGCTTGGGCAATCGTCACGTTGGTCCGTTGCGCCACCAGCTCGAGGTTCCCTCGGGCGACCTCCTGCAGGTACCCGGCAAGGGTAAAGCGACTCACACCCTCCGGCTCCGCCGCGGCCGGCCCAGCCCAGAGAGCTACCGCGATGGCGCATAGGCCCAGGCTCCGCTTCATGACCCGCTTCTCCCGGACACGCGCCGCTCCACCACGTAATAGAGGGCAGGCAGCACCAACAACGTCAGCACCGTCGCCGTCACCAAGCCGCCCACCACCACGGTGGCCAAGGGCCGCTGCACGTCGGAGCCAATTCCCCGCGCCAGAGCGGCCGGCAAAAGCCCCAACGTGGCCACCGTGGCCGTCATCAGCACGGGCCTCAATCGGTCCTTGGCGCCATGAATCACCGCCTCGCCCAGCGAGAGACTCTCCTTCATATGATTCAAATTGGAAACCATGATGACCCCGTTTTGAACGGCCACGCCAAACAGCGCAATGAAGCCCACCGCGCTGGACACGTTGAGCGTCATCCCGCGCAGCAGCAGCGCAATCATCCCGCCCACCAGGGCCAGCGGCACACTGGCCAGAATCATCGCCGCGTGCCGCAGCGTCCCGAATGCGCCATACAGCAGCAGAAAAATGAGACCCAGCGCCAGCGGCACAATGATGGCGAGCCGCGCCTGCGCCCGCTGCTGGTTCTCGAATTGGCCGCCCCATTTCACCGTGTAAAGCTGCCGATCGAACTTCACCTCACGGTCGATCCGCTGGTGCGCATCCTCCAAGAACGACGCCAGATCGCGCCCTCGCAAATTCAGCTTCACCGTGAGGTGCCGCCCGTTCCCTTCGCGCGTGATCGTGCTTTCTCCCGTGCGGAAGCCGATGCTGGCCACCTGTGAAAGCGGTATGCGCGCGCCATTGGGTGCGTTCAATGTCAAATTGCCAATGTTCTCTTCGCTGCTCCGCACCGGCTCGATGAATCGCGCGGTGATATCGTATCGCCGCTCGCCTTGGAAAATCTGCCCCACGGGCCGTCCCCCGATGCCAATCTCGATGAGATCCGCAATGTCGGTCACATTGACCCCGACGCGCGCGGCCGCCTCGCGGTCCACCAGGATCTGCAGCTGCGGAAGCGGCGGCTCTTGATCGATCGACACGTCCGCGCTTCCCGGCGTCGCCTTGAGCACGTCCACGATGCCTTCGGCAATGCGCCGCATCTCGGCGAAGTCCCGCCCGAACACCTTGATCACCAGCTCGCTGTGCGCGCCGGCGATCTTGTCGTTCACACCGTCGATCATTGGCTGCGAGAACCCCACGGTCACCCCCGGGATCTTCTCGTAGCGCTCCGAGAGCTGCACGATGAGATCGTGCTTCGTCTTTCCGTGTCCCCAGGTCGCATAAGGCCGCAACCCCACCGAGGCCTCGATGTGCGACGGCGTCCACGAGTCCGTCCCATCGTCGTTGCGTCCGAGTTGCGTCACCACACTGGTCACCTCGGGAAACGCCTTCGTGGCCATGCGGATCTCGCTGGCCATGTCGCTCGCCTTCTGCAGCGAAATGCCCGGCGGCAGCGTGACCTGGAGCCAAATCGACCCTTCGTCCAATTGCGGCAAAAACTCCCGCCCGATGACCAGACTCAACACCACGCCCAACCCCAGCGCACAAATCCCAGGCACGATCGACGTCCACGGCCGGCGCACCAGCACACCCAAGTACCGCTCGTACGCATGCCCGAGCCGCGTCAATACGGGATTGTGAAAGACCTTGCGCGGCTTTCGCAACACGCCATAGGCCAAACCTGGAATGAGCGCCAGCGCGCACAATGCGGCACCGGCCAGCGCATAGCCAATCGTGTACGCCATCGGCGTGAAAAGCTTCTTCTCCACGCGCTGGAATGCAAACAGCGGCAGGTACGCGGTCACGATGATGACCGTGGCGAAGAACATCGGCCGCGCCACCTGGCTCGCCGCCTCGCGCGCATCGTCGAGGGTCAATACCGACGTTGCGTCCTCCTCGCGCTTGCGGAGCATGTTCTCCAGCACCACCACCGCTCCGTCCACGATGACGCCGAAGTCGATGGCCCCCAGCGACAAAAGGTTCGCCGGAATGTCCGTCGTGGCCATCAGAATGAAGGCAATCAAGAGCGACAGCGGAATCGTCAATGCGACGATGAGCGCACTGCGCACGCTGCCCAAGAACAGCATGAGCACGATGATCACGAGCCCCATGCCCTCGAGCAGCGTATGCGAGACGGTCGACAGCGTCGTATGGACCAAATCCGTCCGGTCCAAATACGGAATGACCTTCACGTCCGGCGGCAACAGCCCATGATTCAGGGCTTCCATCTTCTCGTGGATGCCATCGAGCGCCACCGAAGGATTCACCCCGCGGAGCAGGAGCACGATGCCGGTGACCACGTCGGCATCTTCGTCGCGCCCCGCAATGCCATTGCGGGTGAGCGCGCCCAACTTCAGCGTCCCCACATTGCGCACGAACACGGGGGTACCGTGGCTCTCGCTCACCACGATGTTTCCCAGATCGTCCAGATTGCGCACGAGCCCGATACCGCGCACCACCGCCGCCTGGTCCCCGCGCACGAGAACACTGCCGCCGGCGTTGGCGTTGTTCGCCTTGATGGCGTCCACCACCTTGCTCAGCCCGAGTCCGTATTGGGCAAGCCGTGCGGGGTCGAGCGCCAATTGGAACTGCGTCGTCTCCCCGCCGAAATTCGTGACGTCGGCCACCCCGAAAACCTGTTTGATCGTGGGGACGACCACCCATTGCTGCAGCTCTTTCAGCTCTCGCTGCGAGTGCGAGGGGCCGTGCAGCACGTAGCGGAAAATCTCGCCCGTGGGGGACGTCAGTGGATCGAGCGTCGGCGACGCGCCCTCGGGGAGCTCCACCCCCAATACACGCTCCCGAATGCGGGTGCGCGCCCAATAGTCTTCCACCCCATCGCGAAACACCAATGTGATCAGCGAGAGCCCGAACGTGCTCCGCGAGCGCATCACGTGCAGCCCCGGAATACCATTGAGCTCGCGCTCGATGGGCACGGTGATTTGCTCTTCCACCTCCTCGGCGGCGTGCCCTGGATATTGCGTGATGACCTGCGCCGTCGTATCCGCAATATCGGGATAGGCCTCGATGGCCAAGGTGGTGAACGAGTAATACCCGAAGATGGCCACCATCCCGAAGACGGCCAACATCAGCCAGCGCTTCTGCAGGCAAATCGCGACGAGTCGGTGAATCATGGCAGGAGCACGGCGTTCGCGGTCACGATGCGCTGCCCCGCCTCGAGGCCCTTCACCACGATGAATTGGTCGCCCACCTGGTCACCCACCGTCACGGGCCGCCGCTCGAACTCCCAGGGACCCGTCTCGAAGAAGACGTGGCTCTTGTCCGAGGCGATGACCACGCTCGCCACCGGCACCATCAGCTCCGGCACCGCCTTGCCGTGAAAGCTCACCGTGGCAAACATCGCCGGTTTGAGCCGCGATTCGGGGTTGTCGAACGCAATCCGCACCTTGATGGTGCGCGTCTCCGCGTCCAAGAGATCGCCCACGAAGGCCACCTTGCCCGGAAACGACTCACCCGGGTACGCGGTAAACGTTGCCACGGCATCGTCGCCTTGGTGCACGCGGCGGATGTCCTTCTCCTGGATGTTCGCGGTGACCCACACATTGGAGAGGTCGGCCACGATCATCAGGATGCTCGCCGGATCGTTCTGGAACTGGCCCGGCGCCGTCGAAAGATCGATCACCCGCCCCGCAATCGGCGAGCGCACCGTCATGGGCCCGCCGACGTTGCCCGGGCCCACACCCAAGAGTTGCAATCGCATCGTGGTGCGTTCGAGTTCGCTCTTCGCGGTCTCGCGATCGGTCTGCGCCTGCTCGAGCTCCTTTTGCGCACCGATGCCGTGATCGACCAGGTCCTTCTGCCGGGCCACGTCGCGTTCGGCTTGTGCGGAGGCCGATTTGGCCTTCAGGTAGTCGCTCTGTGCGGCCACCAAATCGGGCGAGTCGATGGTGAAAAGCGGAGCGCCCGCCTTCACCGAATCGCCGAAGCGCACGAACAGCTTCACGATGCGACCGGCCAGTGGGGGCGCAATCTTCGCCAGCCGCGTGGGCTCGGCCTCCACCGCCGACGGCGCGACGATATGCCGTTCGATCGACTTCATCTCGGCCGGCTTCACCTCGATGCGTTGCCGCAACGGGGAGCCTTCCGGCACGAAGACCTTGCCACTGCGATGCTCGACCGTGGGAACCGGCGCCGTGCCCTCGGGGATGGCTGCCTCGTTTCGCTTGCAGGCGGAAAAGAGAACGCCGCTTGCGCCACATAGGAGCAGTGCCACTTTGAGGGGCGATGACCGCACGTGCCGCATGGTACGACGGCCCTCTAGCATGGTCACTTTATCCGGTACATTACAGCTTATTAAAGGAGCCACCCCGCGATGAGCACGCACGAGGTTTTCAACCAGCCGCCCCCGCTCGAGGGCTACGATCCGCTCGAGCAAGACCGCGCACTCGTCGAGGGCATCGCGCGACACGAAGCCGATTGGGCCTTGTCACGCATTCGTGACGTGGGTGTGCTCTCCGTGGGGGAGGCCATGATCTGGGGGGCGCAGGCGAACCGCCATTCGCCGGAGCTGCGCACGCACGATCGCTACGGTCACCGCATTGACGAGGTGGAGTTCCACCCCGCGTGGCACCGCCTCATGCAAGCCTCCGTCGCGCATGGTCTGCACGCGCTCCCTTGGCAGGAGCCCCGCCCCGGCGCCCACGTCGCCCGGGCGGCGACGGTCTACCTCATGGCGCAGGCCGAGCAGGGGCATCAGTGCCCCATCACGATGACCTTCGCCGCCGTCCCCGCGCTCCGTGCCCAGCCCGAGCTCGCAGAGGAATGGGTCCCGCGCCTGACGTCGTCCGAGTACGATCCGCGCTGCATCCCGGCGTCGCAGAAGAAGGGCGCCCTCTGCGGTATGGCCATGACCGAGAAGCAAGGCGGCTCGGACGTCCGCGCGAACACCACCCGAGCGCGCGCGATGGGGAATGCTTCGGGGCCCGGCGCCGAATACGAGATCGTCGGCCACAAGTGGTTTTGCAGCGCGCCCATGTGCGACGCCTTCCTGGTGCTCGCGCACACCGAGCGCGGTCTCTCCTGTTTCCTTTTGCCGCGCTGGCGGCCCGACGGCACGCGCAACGCGTTCCACATTCAGCGCCTCAAGGACAAACTGGGCGACCGTTCCAACGCCTCCAGCGAGGTGGAGTTCCACGGCGCCTGGGCCCGCATGGTCGGTGAGGAGGGGCGCGGCGTGAAGACCATCATCGAGATGGTGAGCCACACGCGCCTCGACTGCGTCATGGGCTCCGCGGCCATCATGCGGCAAGCCGTTGCCCAGGCAACACATCACGCCGCCCACCGCAGCGCCTTTGGCAAGCGCCTGATCGACCAGCCGCTGATGCAGAGCGTCCTGGCCGATCTCGCCGTCGAGCAAGAAGCCGCCACCATGCTGCTTTTGCGCCTCGCCCGCGCCTACGACGACGCACCGGCCCATGCCGAGCAGCGCGCGTTTGCGCGCATCGCCACCGCCATCGCCAAGTACTGGGTCTGCAAGCGCACCCCTCCGCTCATCGCCGAGGCGCTCGAGTGCCACGGGGGCGCCGGCTTCGTGGAAGAGTCCATCCTCCCGCGCCTCTTTCGCCAATCGCCGCTCAACTCGATCTGGGAAGGCTCGGGCAACGTCATGTGCCTCGACGTGCTGCGCGCCATGGCCAAAGAGCCCGAGGGCGTTATCGCCCTGCGCAACGAGCTCTCCCTCGCCCGCGGCGGCGACCGCCATTTCGACGCCTATTTGGAGCGCCTCGACCGCGAACTCACCGACCTCACCGACGTCGAAGCCCGCGGCCGCATCCTCGTCGAGCGCCTCGCTCTGGCCCTCCAGGGCTCCCTCCTCATCCGCGACGGCCACCCCGCCGTCCTCGCCGCCTTCCTCCGCTCCCGCATCCAAGGCGACCACGGCATGGCCTTCGGCACCTTGCCCACCGGCATCGACCGCCAGGCCATCCTCGACCGCGCCCGCCCGAAAATTTGAGAGAGAGAACCGCCAAGACGCCAAGAACGCCAAGAGAACAGGGTTGGTGAATCGAGGGGATCCTCGGCTCCTCAGCCCACCAAACTATCTTGGCGTCCTTGGCGGTTTCCCTGTTCTGTTCGACGATCGAGGGGGTTACTTGCGAACTGCCGCAGCGGGGAGCTCTAGCCATTGCCGCAGCACGTCCTGGTGCGCTGCGAGCACGTCTTCGCCGCGCGCGTAGGCTTCCAGTTCACGGAACGAGTCGAACCCGAAGAACATCTCGTTCCCCACGAACATCGTCGGCACCCCGAACGCACCGCGCGCCAGCACCTCCTCCGTGTCTCGCCGCAGTCGATCCTTGCCCTCCGCGGTCGCCGCCTGCACCAACAGCGGCGCGGCGTCGATGCCCGCCCTGCCTAGCACGGCGGCGACGGCATCCGCCGTATCGATGGCCTCCCCGTGCCCCCACGGCGCCGTGAACAGCGCATCCACGACGCGCACGCGCTCCTCGTCCGAGAGAATCGGAAGCCCCGCCACCCGCAGCGCAATCAGCGGATTGAACGGATGCGCGGGCGGCACGGTCACCGTGAGCCCGGCGCGACTCGCCATCCGCAGTACGTCTTTGAGGATGTACTCTCGTTTCGCGGGGACCTCCGCGGGCCCCTTCGTCCCGTGTGCATTCAAGAGCGCGGCAAAAAGCACCGGTTTCGGCCGGACCTCGTGTCCCACGCGCTTTCCGAGCGCCAACACCTGCGTCCAAGCCAAGTACGCATACGGCGAGACAAAGTCGAAGCAGAACTCGATCATCGCGCAAGTCTACGCGCCCAAGGGCATCGTGCTACGCTTTCGGACGTGGCCCGCGCACCGGTCCTGCACGACGCCGTTCGTCGCATCCGCCGCGTCGAATACGAGCTCCTCGTCGAAGCTGGCTTCTTCTCCCATGAACGGGTCGAGCTGCTCTACGGGACCATCGTATGCATGAGCCCGAAAGGGCCCGCGCACGAGACTGCGATCGCGATCCTGACCGAACGACTCATCCTGCGCATCCGCCACGAAGCAAGCGTCCGCGTGCAAAGTGGCTTCGCGGCCTCGGATGGCTCCGAACCAGAACCCGACATCGCCGTCGTTCCGCGCAATGACCATCGCACCGCTCATCCTGACAAGGCCTTCTTCCTGATCGAAGTCGCCGACAGCTCCCTCCTCACGGACCGCACCACCAAGGCGCAACTTTATGCGGAGTGCGGCGTCCCCGAGTACTGGGTCGTCAATGTCCGCGACGGCATCGTCGAGGTGCACACGGAAATCGTGGCCGGCGCCTATACTCGCGTCCAACCGTACCGCCCCGGCAGCATCGTCCGCCCTGCGGCTTTCCCGGACGTCGAAATCGCCGTCAGCGACATTCTCTAGCGGGTGCGCAAGGTGTAAGCTGCGCCCTCCCGATGAGCGCCAAGCAAACACCGAAACAACTTCTTCTCTCCCAGGGCAAGCTCGACAAAGACATCGTTGCCGTCACGTTCGGCGGCAAGTTGTTCGACCTTCACACGCCCATCGAGACCACGGATCCGACGGCGCTCACCCCCGTTCGCTCCACGGAGCCGCTCGGTCTCG encodes:
- a CDS encoding TolC family protein encodes the protein MKRSLGLCAIAVALWAGPAAAEPEGVSRFTLAGYLQEVARGNLELVAQRTNVTIAQAQLGIAKIFPNPQLTGGLLQYDITKKDNPTATTVQLAVPLELGGKRSSRISVAESGVSVAQADTEDFLRLLRAAAANAYIASLHARLVLERKRRTLASLESLVAVNTQRLRVGDIGEALLVQSRVETQQFRAQVLTAEGDVRATDLALVGFMGNEAGPHMRHPLELAGDLRAAANANFDVEGLVRHAMQHRPDLRSAKRRVALARSVVDLTHANRVIDVTLGANWQHNFATSGTTNLPSSDWLGGTLSVPLPFSRVYRGDLDAAYAAESQSNTIARAAEIHVEVEVRQSVARYQAASSRVKLYTQDVLSDADKVLEKTLYNYQRGGATLVEVLVAQRTVDDVYLSYYDALTDSAHTLVDVQQTAAFWDFGL
- a CDS encoding CusA/CzcA family heavy metal efflux RND transporter, encoding MIHRLVAICLQKRWLMLAVFGMVAIFGYYSFTTLAIEAYPDIADTTAQVITQYPGHAAEEVEEQITVPIERELNGIPGLHVMRSRSTFGLSLITLVFRDGVEDYWARTRIRERVLGVELPEGASPTLDPLTSPTGEIFRYVLHGPSHSQRELKELQQWVVVPTIKQVFGVADVTNFGGETTQFQLALDPARLAQYGLGLSKVVDAIKANNANAGGSVLVRGDQAAVVRGIGLVRNLDDLGNIVVSESHGTPVFVRNVGTLKLGALTRNGIAGRDEDADVVTGIVLLLRGVNPSVALDGIHEKMEALNHGLLPPDVKVIPYLDRTDLVHTTLSTVSHTLLEGMGLVIIVLMLFLGSVRSALIVALTIPLSLLIAFILMATTDIPANLLSLGAIDFGVIVDGAVVVLENMLRKREEDATSVLTLDDAREAASQVARPMFFATVIIVTAYLPLFAFQRVEKKLFTPMAYTIGYALAGAALCALALIPGLAYGVLRKPRKVFHNPVLTRLGHAYERYLGVLVRRPWTSIVPGICALGLGVVLSLVIGREFLPQLDEGSIWLQVTLPPGISLQKASDMASEIRMATKAFPEVTSVVTQLGRNDDGTDSWTPSHIEASVGLRPYATWGHGKTKHDLIVQLSERYEKIPGVTVGFSQPMIDGVNDKIAGAHSELVIKVFGRDFAEMRRIAEGIVDVLKATPGSADVSIDQEPPLPQLQILVDREAAARVGVNVTDIADLIEIGIGGRPVGQIFQGERRYDITARFIEPVRSSEENIGNLTLNAPNGARIPLSQVASIGFRTGESTITREGNGRHLTVKLNLRGRDLASFLEDAHQRIDREVKFDRQLYTVKWGGQFENQQRAQARLAIIVPLALGLIFLLLYGAFGTLRHAAMILASVPLALVGGMIALLLRGMTLNVSSAVGFIALFGVAVQNGVIMVSNLNHMKESLSLGEAVIHGAKDRLRPVLMTATVATLGLLPAALARGIGSDVQRPLATVVVGGLVTATVLTLLVLPALYYVVERRVSGRSGS
- a CDS encoding efflux RND transporter periplasmic adaptor subunit translates to MRSSPLKVALLLCGASGVLFSACKRNEAAIPEGTAPVPTVEHRSGKVFVPEGSPLRQRIEVKPAEMKSIERHIVAPSAVEAEPTRLAKIAPPLAGRIVKLFVRFGDSVKAGAPLFTIDSPDLVAAQSDYLKAKSASAQAERDVARQKDLVDHGIGAQKELEQAQTDRETAKSELERTTMRLQLLGVGPGNVGGPMTVRSPIAGRVIDLSTAPGQFQNDPASILMIVADLSNVWVTANIQEKDIRRVHQGDDAVATFTAYPGESFPGKVAFVGDLLDAETRTIKVRIAFDNPESRLKPAMFATVSFHGKAVPELMVPVASVVIASDKSHVFFETGPWEFERRPVTVGDQVGDQFIVVKGLEAGQRIVTANAVLLP
- a CDS encoding isovaleryl-CoA dehydrogenase; the protein is MSTHEVFNQPPPLEGYDPLEQDRALVEGIARHEADWALSRIRDVGVLSVGEAMIWGAQANRHSPELRTHDRYGHRIDEVEFHPAWHRLMQASVAHGLHALPWQEPRPGAHVARAATVYLMAQAEQGHQCPITMTFAAVPALRAQPELAEEWVPRLTSSEYDPRCIPASQKKGALCGMAMTEKQGGSDVRANTTRARAMGNASGPGAEYEIVGHKWFCSAPMCDAFLVLAHTERGLSCFLLPRWRPDGTRNAFHIQRLKDKLGDRSNASSEVEFHGAWARMVGEEGRGVKTIIEMVSHTRLDCVMGSAAIMRQAVAQATHHAAHRSAFGKRLIDQPLMQSVLADLAVEQEAATMLLLRLARAYDDAPAHAEQRAFARIATAIAKYWVCKRTPPLIAEALECHGGAGFVEESILPRLFRQSPLNSIWEGSGNVMCLDVLRAMAKEPEGVIALRNELSLARGGDRHFDAYLERLDRELTDLTDVEARGRILVERLALALQGSLLIRDGHPAVLAAFLRSRIQGDHGMAFGTLPTGIDRQAILDRARPKI
- a CDS encoding 2-hydroxychromene-2-carboxylate isomerase, producing MIEFCFDFVSPYAYLAWTQVLALGKRVGHEVRPKPVLFAALLNAHGTKGPAEVPAKREYILKDVLRMASRAGLTVTVPPAHPFNPLIALRVAGLPILSDEERVRVVDALFTAPWGHGEAIDTADAVAAVLGRAGIDAAPLLVQAATAEGKDRLRRDTEEVLARGAFGVPTMFVGNEMFFGFDSFRELEAYARGEDVLAAHQDVLRQWLELPAAAVRK
- a CDS encoding Uma2 family endonuclease, with translation MARAPVLHDAVRRIRRVEYELLVEAGFFSHERVELLYGTIVCMSPKGPAHETAIAILTERLILRIRHEASVRVQSGFAASDGSEPEPDIAVVPRNDHRTAHPDKAFFLIEVADSSLLTDRTTKAQLYAECGVPEYWVVNVRDGIVEVHTEIVAGAYTRVQPYRPGSIVRPAAFPDVEIAVSDIL